One segment of Salvelinus fontinalis isolate EN_2023a chromosome 12, ASM2944872v1, whole genome shotgun sequence DNA contains the following:
- the comp gene encoding cartilage oligomeric matrix protein, translating to MLWILVLVISLIVSSELVAGQRDGEIINQIKGTNQALAEIKELLKQQIQEIVFLKNTVMECEACGMQGPPRPSCDPNPCHPGVKCIETAGGIKCGPCPEGMVGNSTRCMDVDECVVKPCHMGVRCINTSPGFRCGPCPTGYTGPQVQGVSLSYATKNKQVCKDINECEGPKNGGCVENSNCVNTPGSFRCGLCKAGYVGDQRKGCKPERACGNGQPNPCHASGECIVQRDGKIECQCGVGWAGNGYFCGSDIDIDGFPDEKQECAERNCAKDNCQTVPNSGQEDADKDGIGDACDEDADGDGILNTQDNCVLVPNVNQRNVDEDDFGDACDNCRMIKNNDQKDTDIDRLGDECDEDIDGDGIPNNLDNCKRVPNADQKDRDGDKVGDACDSCPYVRNPDQLDMDNDLIGDPCDTNKDSDGDGHQDSQDNCPAVINSAQLDTDKDGLGDECDNDDDNDGIPDLLPPGPDNCRLIPNPLQEDSDGDGVGNLCENDFDNDTIIDSIDVCPENAEVTLTDFRAYQTVVLDPEGDAQIDPNWVVLDQGREIVQTMNSDPGLAVGYTAFNGVDFEGTFHVNTVTDDDYAGFIFGYQDSSSFYVVMWKQVEQIYWQANPFRAVAEPGIQLKAVKSNTGPGENLRNSLWHTGDTSDQVKLLWKDARNVGWKDKTSYRWFLQHRPQDGYIRVRFYEGPQLVADTGIIIDTTMRGGRLGVFCFSQENIIWANLRYRCNDTIPEDFDTYQAQQVQLQF from the exons ATGCTGTGGATCCTGGTGTTGGTGATTTCTCTCATTGTGAGCAGTGAGCTAGTAGCTGGTCAGAGAG ATGGAGAAATCATCAATCAGATCAAGGGAACAAATCAAGCTCTGGCTGAGATCAAAGAACTGCTGAAGCAACAG ATCCAAGAGATTGTGTTCCTGAAGAACACAGTGATGGAGTGTGAAGCCTGTG GTATGCAAGGTCCCCCTCGCCCCTCCTGTGACCCTAACCCCTGCCACCCGGGGGTAAAGTGCATTGAAACAGCTGGGGGCATCAAGTGTGGCCCCTGCCCTGAGGGCATGGTGGGCAACAGTACCCGCTGCATGGATGTGGACGAG TGTGTGGTGAAGCCTTGCCACATGGGTGTGCGCTGCATAAACACGTCCCCAGGCTTCCGCTGTGGCCCCTGTCCAACTGGCTACACCGGCCCTCAGGTGCAGGGAGTAAGCCTCTCCTACGCCACTAAAAACAAACAG GTCTGCAAGGACATCAATGAGTGCGAAGGACCCAAGAATGGAGGTTGTGTGGAAAATTCCAATTGTGTAAACACACCT GGCTCGTTTAGGTGTGGTCTCTGTAAGGCAGGCTATGTTGGGGATCAGCGCAAGGGCTGTAAGCCTGAGAGAGCATGTGGTAATGGCCAGCCCAACCCCTGCCATGCCAGCGGAGAGTGTATTGTCCAACGAGATGGGAAAATAGAGTGTCAG TGTGGGGTGGGATGGGCTGGCAATGGCTACTTCTGCGGATCTGATATTGACATTGATGGCTTCCCTGATGAGAAACAGGAATGCGCCGAGAGGAACTGTGCCAAG gatAACTGTCAAACAGTACCCAACTCTGGCCAAGAGGACGCAGACAAGGATGGTATAGGAGACGCCTGTGATGAGGATGCAGATGGGGATGGAATTTTAAATACACAG GACAACTGTGTGCTGGTACCAAACGTCAACCAAAGAAATGTGGACGAAGACGACTTTGGAGACGCCTGTGACAACTGCCGTATGATCAAAAACAACGACCAGAAAGACACTGATATTGATAGACTGGGTGACGAATGTGACGAAGACATTGATGGCGACG GAATCCCCAATAACCTGGACAACTGCAAAAGGGTTCCCAATGCTGACCAGAAGGATCGAGATGGGGACAAAGTTGGAGATGCCTGTGACAGTTGCCCTTACGTTCGCAACCCTGACCAG TTGGATATGGACAACGACTTGATCGGAGACCCTTGTGACACCAATAAGGACAG TGATGGTGACGGTCACCAGGACTCTCAGGACAACTGCCCTGCGGTCATCAACAGCGCCCAGCTGGACACGGACAAGGATGGCCTGGGGGACGAGTGTGACAACGACGATGACAATGATGGTATTCCTGACCTTCTGCCCCCGGGACCGGACAACTGTCGCCTCATTCCCAACCCTCTGCAGGAGGACTCTGACG GTGATGGGGTTGGGAACCTGTGCGAGAACGACTTTGACAACGACACCATCATCGACAGCATCGATGTGTGCCCGGAGAACGCTGAGGTCACTCTTACAGACTTCAGGGCCTACCAGACAGTGGTGCTGGACCCGGAGGGAGACGCACAGATAGACCCTAATTGGGTGGTGCTCGATCAG GGAAGAGAGATCGTCCAAACTATGAACAGCGACCCTGGACTGGCTGTTG GTTACACGGCTTTCAACGGCGTTGACTTCGAAGGGACGTTCCATGTGAATACAGTAACAGACGACGACTATGCAGGCTTCATCTTTGGCTACCAGGACTCTTCCTCCTTCTACGTAGTGATGTGGAAACAAGTTGAGCAGATCTATTGGCAGGCCAATCCGTTCCGAGCTGTGGCAGAACCAGGGATACAACTGAAG GCTGTAAAGTCCAACACGGGACCAGGGGAAAATCTACGTAACTCCCTGTGGCACACCGGAGACACCAGTGACCAGGTGAAGCTGCTGTGGAAAGACGCCCGCAACGTGGGCTGGAAGGACAAGACCTCCTACCGCTGGTTCTTGCAACACAGGCCCCAAGATGGATACATCAG GGTGCGTTTCTATGAGGGTCCTCAGCTAGTGGCAGACACAGGCATCATCATAGACACCACCATGAGAGGAGGCAGACTGGGCGTCTTTTGCTTCTCTCAGGAGAACATCATCTGGGCTAACCTACGCTACCGCTGCAATG ATACAATCCCTGAGGACTTTGATACATACCAAGCCCAACAGGTCCAGCTGCAGTTCTAA